One genomic region from Phocoena sinus isolate mPhoSin1 chromosome 21, mPhoSin1.pri, whole genome shotgun sequence encodes:
- the GPAT4 gene encoding glycerol-3-phosphate acyltransferase 4 isoform X2 — translation METIMDDEVTKRFSAEELESWNLLSRTNYNFQYISLRLTVLWGLGVLIRYCFLLPLRIALAFTGISLLVVGTTVVGYLPNGRFKEFLSKHVHLMCYRICVRALTAIITYHDRKNRPRNGGICVANHTSPIDVIILASDGYYAMVGQVHGGLMGVIQRAMVKACPHVWFERSEVKDRHLVAKRLTEHVQDKSKLPILIFPEGTCINNTSVMMFKKGSFEIGATVYPVAIKYDPQFGDAFWNSSKYGMVTYLLRMMTSWAIVCSVWYLPPMTREAEEDAVQFANRVKSAIARQGGLVDLLWDGGLKREKVKDTFKEEQQKLYSKMIVGNHEDRSRS, via the exons ATGGAGACCATTATGGACGATGAGGTGACAAAGAGGTTCTCGGCAGAGGAGTTGGAGTCCTGGAACTTGCTGAGCAGGACCAATTATAACTTCCAGTACATCAGCCTTCGGCTCACCGTGCTCTGGGGCTTAGGAGTGCTGATTCGGTActgcttcctcctgcccctcag GATAGCTCTTGCTTTCACGGGGATTAGCCTCCTGGTGGTAGGCACAACGGTGGTGGGATACCTGCCAAACGGGAG GTTTAAGGAGTTCCTGAGTAAGCACGTTCACCTAATGTGCTATCGCATCTGCGTACGAGCCCTGACGGCCATCATTACCTACCACGACAG GAAGAACCGGCCTAGAAATGGCGGCATCTGCGTGGCCAATCATACGTCTCCCATTGACGTCATCATTTTGGCCAGTGATGGCTATTACGCCATG GTGGGGCAGGTGCACGGCGGCCTCATGGGCGTCATCCAGAGAGCCATGGTGAAGGCCTGCCCCCACGTCTGGTTCGAGCGCTCGGAAGTGAAGGATCGCCACCTGGTGGCCAAAAG GCTGACCGAGCACGTGCAGGATAAAAGCAAGCTGCCCATCCTCATCTTCCCGGAGG GAACCTGCATCAACAATACGTCTGTGATGATGTTCAAAAAGGGAAGTTTCGAAATTGGAGCCACAGTTTACCCCGTTGCGATCAAG TATGACCCCCAGTTCGGTGATGCTTTCTGGAACAGCAGCAAGTACGGGATGGTGACGTACCTGCTGAGGATGATGACCAGCTGGGCCATCGTCTGCAGCGTGTGGTACCTGCCTCCCATGACGAGAGAGGCCGAGGAAGATGCCGTCCAGTTCGCAAACAGGGTGAAGTCCGCCATTGCCAGGCAGGGAGGCCTTGTGGACCTGCTGTG GGACGGTGGTCTGAAGCGGGAGAAGGTGAAGGACACGTTCAAGGAGGAACAGCAGAAGCTGTACAGCAAGATGATCGTTGGCAACCACGAGGACCGGAGCCGGTCCTGA